One genomic segment of Halalkalicoccus tibetensis includes these proteins:
- a CDS encoding helix-turn-helix domain-containing protein — protein sequence MSGRPARAELAEKVAGEITLSDEPGATLRKWRTDFDVSQTELAEELSISSSVISDYESGRRASPGIGVIRRVVVALLDIDERRGGDRIRQYARVVSAGFESDIVQDLREYPTTIPLNRFYGAIGADEIVSGTSDRISGHTVIDSIQAITRLSSEEFYRLYGQSTNRALVFTGVTRGESPLVAMRVVNPTPNAVVLHGLGREDLWEHAPDLARMDGFSLAVCNADLEETLDRLRELP from the coding sequence ATGAGCGGTCGTCCGGCCCGGGCGGAGCTCGCCGAGAAGGTCGCCGGCGAGATCACCCTCAGCGACGAGCCGGGTGCCACGCTCAGGAAATGGCGCACCGACTTCGACGTCTCCCAGACCGAGCTCGCCGAGGAGCTGTCGATCTCCTCGTCGGTGATCAGCGACTATGAGAGCGGGCGGCGTGCCAGCCCGGGGATCGGTGTCATCAGGCGGGTCGTCGTCGCGCTGTTGGATATCGACGAGCGCCGCGGGGGCGACCGGATCCGCCAGTACGCGCGCGTGGTCTCCGCGGGCTTCGAGAGCGACATCGTTCAGGACCTCCGGGAGTACCCCACGACGATCCCCCTGAACCGGTTCTACGGCGCCATTGGCGCCGACGAGATCGTCTCGGGAACCTCGGACCGGATCAGCGGCCACACCGTGATCGACAGCATCCAGGCGATCACCCGGCTCTCGAGCGAGGAGTTCTACCGCCTCTACGGCCAGAGCACGAACCGCGCGCTGGTGTTCACCGGCGTCACCCGCGGGGAGTCCCCGCTGGTCGCGATGCGGGTCGTCAACCCGACGCCCAACGCGGTCGTCCTCCACGGGCTGGGCCGCGAGGACCTCTGGGAACACGCCCCGGACCTGGCTCGGATGGACGGCTTCTCGCTTGCGGTCTGTAACGCGGACCTCGAGGAGACGCTGGATCGGCTCCGGGAACTGCCTTAG
- a CDS encoding AAC(3) family N-acetyltransferase, with product MELPNASHRGKSRIATAIRIAEGRYQRGRTLRNRAAMVVRRKRRNPTVGEVSERAFDDVLDVYADADTVFVHVGLRDLRRAFDRDPYAFLLGRLDDRFESVLNPGFTPSFRSVDGRVYHKRYSVPKFGAFSRLFLEDCEYRTDDPTNSILVKGPYRFPGCDHTDTWAEDGCFARLDRENARYLNVGTDWLRSSQIHYLESRLDVPYLETAAYEGVICREDGVHEEITHPSHEYTMPVTWNRPKIRNDLEQAGVLEEYDLNGLRVLAFRARDLREALTPLILEDPYYLVT from the coding sequence ATGGAACTTCCGAACGCGAGCCACCGGGGGAAATCGCGCATCGCAACGGCGATACGGATCGCCGAGGGGAGGTACCAGCGGGGCCGAACGCTCCGTAACCGCGCGGCGATGGTCGTCCGCCGCAAGCGGCGCAATCCGACGGTCGGCGAGGTGTCCGAACGGGCGTTCGACGACGTGCTCGACGTTTACGCCGACGCCGATACCGTGTTCGTCCACGTCGGTCTGCGGGACCTACGGCGCGCGTTCGATCGCGACCCATACGCGTTTCTCCTGGGGCGGCTCGACGATCGGTTCGAGTCGGTCCTCAACCCGGGGTTCACGCCCTCTTTCCGCTCGGTCGACGGAAGGGTCTACCACAAGCGCTACTCGGTGCCGAAGTTCGGGGCGTTCTCGCGGCTGTTCCTCGAGGACTGTGAATACCGCACCGACGACCCCACCAACTCGATCCTCGTCAAGGGACCGTATCGGTTCCCGGGCTGTGATCACACCGACACGTGGGCCGAGGACGGCTGTTTCGCCCGGCTCGATCGAGAGAACGCCCGCTATCTGAACGTCGGCACCGACTGGCTGCGCTCCTCGCAGATCCATTACCTCGAGAGCCGGCTCGACGTTCCCTATCTCGAGACCGCCGCCTACGAGGGCGTGATCTGCCGTGAGGATGGGGTGCACGAGGAGATCACACACCCTTCACACGAGTACACCATGCCGGTCACCTGGAACCGGCCGAAGATCCGGAACGACCTCGAGCAAGCGGGCGTCCTCGAGGAGTACGACCTGAACGGCCTTCGAGTGCTCGCGTTCCGTGCGCGCGACCTCCGGGAGGCCCTGACCCCGCTGATCCTCGAGGACCCGTACTACCTCGTGACCTAA
- a CDS encoding methyl-accepting chemotaxis protein — protein sequence MSERSEPSGPRRTDGGTVTDESGGEPGPKGASSGGLRPTIDAADETERLRYERDYWRGLFEQLIEENPEAAWVVDGADEFAYCNDGIAAMNRVEKAEIVGESVDEFLAAQGSEGMETFAQTVMHEGEARCDPEPRHIPKAEGDIWIRSSGVPLRNPEGEVVAGLETASNVTGLVEQRKAIARAQEQVADEVSTSATRAEEATERVADAIGEAGELAAEQSEDMNEVSGEVSSVSATVEEIAASVEGISEQSEAATRLAIESTDAGEYAADRMERVAESGDEAAERTRELAEQISQVDEMVGIINEIADRTNILALNANIEAARAGAAGNGFAVVANEVKSLATQVSEESDRIEDVIEETREDATDTVESIESVTDEIRTSAEAVREVVDNQAEIVDSVSGISAGMEEIAEATDDQAGRAEEVSSMVDTAADRSRRVARVVDTAVASNEEQTGLVREIAAAIDRLEATVDRIETGGAEAGSTVP from the coding sequence ATGAGCGAACGATCGGAACCCAGCGGACCGAGGCGAACGGACGGCGGCACGGTGACCGACGAGAGTGGCGGCGAACCGGGACCGAAGGGGGCGAGTTCTGGGGGTCTCCGTCCGACGATTGACGCGGCCGACGAAACCGAACGGCTCCGCTACGAGCGCGACTACTGGCGCGGGCTGTTCGAACAGCTGATCGAGGAGAACCCGGAGGCGGCATGGGTCGTCGACGGCGCGGACGAGTTCGCGTACTGCAACGACGGGATCGCGGCGATGAACCGGGTGGAGAAGGCGGAGATCGTCGGCGAGAGCGTGGACGAGTTCCTCGCCGCCCAGGGGTCGGAGGGGATGGAGACGTTCGCACAGACGGTCATGCACGAGGGCGAGGCGCGGTGTGATCCCGAGCCCCGCCACATCCCCAAGGCGGAGGGCGACATCTGGATCCGCTCGAGCGGCGTTCCGCTCAGAAACCCCGAGGGGGAGGTCGTCGCCGGCCTCGAGACCGCATCGAACGTGACCGGGCTCGTCGAACAACGAAAGGCGATCGCGCGGGCCCAGGAGCAGGTGGCCGACGAGGTGTCGACGAGCGCCACCCGCGCGGAGGAGGCGACGGAGCGCGTCGCCGACGCGATCGGCGAGGCGGGCGAACTCGCCGCCGAGCAGTCGGAAGACATGAACGAGGTGTCCGGCGAGGTGTCGTCGGTGTCGGCGACCGTCGAGGAGATCGCGGCGTCGGTCGAGGGGATCAGCGAACAGTCGGAGGCCGCGACGCGACTCGCGATCGAGAGCACCGACGCGGGCGAGTATGCGGCCGATCGGATGGAGCGCGTCGCCGAGAGCGGCGACGAGGCGGCCGAACGAACGCGCGAGCTCGCCGAGCAGATCTCACAGGTCGACGAGATGGTGGGGATCATCAACGAGATCGCGGATCGGACCAACATCCTCGCGCTCAACGCGAACATCGAGGCCGCGCGGGCCGGCGCGGCGGGCAACGGCTTCGCCGTCGTCGCGAACGAGGTGAAGTCGCTCGCCACGCAGGTAAGCGAGGAGTCAGACCGCATCGAAGACGTGATCGAGGAGACGCGCGAGGACGCCACCGATACCGTCGAGAGCATCGAATCGGTCACCGACGAGATCCGTACCAGCGCGGAGGCGGTCCGGGAGGTCGTCGACAACCAGGCCGAGATCGTCGACTCGGTGAGCGGGATCTCCGCCGGAATGGAGGAGATCGCCGAAGCGACCGACGATCAGGCGGGGCGGGCCGAGGAGGTCTCGAGCATGGTCGACACCGCCGCCGACCGGTCGCGCCGGGTGGCCAGGGTGGTCGATACCGCCGTCGCGTCCAACGAGGAGCAGACCGGGCTCGTCCGTGAGATCGCAGCCGCGATCGACCGGCTCGAAGCGACCGTCGACCGGATAGAGACCGGCGGAGCAGAAGCGGGGAGCACGGTCCCCTAA
- the hmgB gene encoding hydroxymethylglutaryl-CoA synthase, which produces MTEVGIDAIEIWTGKLKLDLPNTFAPAKGEDPEKYTKGLGLNASSFPDTYEDIVTMGANAAHRLMEHEGLEPEDIGRIDVATESSFDNSKPVSTYIAGCLEGVYDGKFSHANKGERKFACVAGTQSIDDAYNWIKAGRNRGRSALVIATDTALYARNDPGEATQGAGAVAMLISEDPELVSLSTEQGYGSADETDFLKPNQQFPSVDGKRSVQVYLARMREALEDFEGVAGRARTEDFAYIPFHTPFPGMVRKAALFGYRRMIRDTQQEEELADEIGRQPREEAFGVSGQGPESSGTESHADEEAYEEALNEYMDGLKRTDAYQEWYGRVIDPTLTISREVGNWYTGSVHLARTSALRTAFEEDRDLAGERLLVGSYGSGAQAEIHAETVQDTWERKIADLTIDQQIEDRYDLSYEEYERVHDVHNHDIESDLDQGEIEQFTDPHGEFVFDGWGRMGERKYRFVE; this is translated from the coding sequence ATGACCGAGGTCGGCATCGACGCCATCGAGATCTGGACCGGGAAGCTCAAGCTCGACCTGCCCAACACCTTCGCGCCGGCGAAGGGCGAGGACCCCGAGAAGTACACGAAAGGCCTCGGGCTGAACGCGAGCTCCTTCCCCGACACCTACGAGGACATCGTGACGATGGGCGCGAACGCCGCCCACCGGCTGATGGAACACGAGGGCCTCGAACCCGAGGACATCGGCCGGATCGACGTCGCGACCGAGAGCTCCTTCGACAACTCGAAACCCGTCTCGACGTATATCGCGGGCTGTCTGGAGGGAGTCTACGACGGGAAGTTCAGCCACGCCAACAAGGGCGAGCGGAAGTTCGCCTGCGTCGCGGGCACCCAATCGATCGACGACGCCTACAACTGGATCAAAGCAGGGAGAAACAGGGGCCGCTCGGCGCTCGTGATCGCGACCGACACCGCGCTGTACGCGCGGAACGACCCCGGCGAGGCGACCCAGGGCGCCGGCGCGGTCGCGATGCTCATCTCCGAGGACCCCGAGCTGGTGAGCCTCTCGACCGAACAGGGCTACGGGAGCGCCGACGAGACGGACTTTTTGAAGCCCAACCAGCAGTTCCCGTCGGTCGACGGCAAGCGGAGCGTGCAGGTGTATCTCGCTCGCATGCGCGAGGCCCTCGAGGACTTCGAGGGCGTCGCGGGGCGCGCACGCACCGAGGACTTCGCGTACATCCCCTTTCACACGCCGTTCCCGGGCATGGTCCGGAAGGCCGCGCTGTTCGGCTACCGGCGGATGATCCGTGACACCCAGCAGGAGGAGGAGCTGGCCGATGAGATCGGCCGCCAGCCCCGCGAGGAGGCGTTCGGCGTCTCCGGGCAAGGCCCGGAATCCAGTGGGACGGAGTCCCACGCTGACGAGGAGGCCTACGAGGAGGCGCTCAACGAGTACATGGACGGGCTGAAACGCACCGACGCCTACCAGGAGTGGTACGGCCGCGTGATCGACCCGACGCTCACGATCTCGCGGGAGGTCGGCAACTGGTACACCGGTTCGGTCCACCTCGCGCGGACGAGCGCGCTCAGGACCGCCTTCGAGGAGGACCGGGACCTGGCGGGCGAGCGCCTGCTCGTCGGTTCGTACGGCAGCGGCGCGCAGGCGGAGATCCACGCCGAGACCGTCCAGGACACCTGGGAGAGGAAGATCGCCGACCTGACGATCGACCAGCAGATCGAGGACCGCTACGACCTCTCCTACGAGGAGTACGAGCGCGTCCACGACGTGCACAACCACGACATCGAGAGCGACCTCGATCAGGGGGAAATCGAACAGTTCACCGACCCGCACGGGGAGTTCGTCTTCGACGGCTGGGGTCGGATGGGCGAACGGAAGTACCGGTTCGTCGAGTAG
- a CDS encoding DUF2150 family protein, whose protein sequence is MSTPPEAFYSEERWQNWIDRLKAEEIDPEDEDSARLLLNLQDDTAIAVAKIVNAHEEGELEEEEEAIEELADVREIVLSDVEVEDEETAFLIDGVQTSLVCVFAAAEEYILSGASEEASIEEYVRTAADAEAEEDFDAALGYCAQAGTRIVDGENLDVSIGEEIEYGFVAEWVNGLDSLQNAMRDPEVIEEEDADEES, encoded by the coding sequence ATGAGCACCCCGCCCGAAGCGTTCTACTCCGAGGAACGGTGGCAGAACTGGATCGACCGACTGAAAGCCGAGGAGATCGACCCCGAGGACGAGGACTCGGCGCGCCTGCTGCTCAACCTGCAGGACGACACCGCCATCGCCGTCGCGAAGATCGTCAACGCCCACGAGGAGGGCGAACTGGAGGAGGAGGAGGAGGCCATCGAGGAGCTCGCGGACGTCCGCGAGATCGTCCTCTCGGACGTCGAGGTCGAGGACGAGGAGACCGCCTTCCTGATCGACGGCGTCCAGACGAGCTTGGTCTGCGTGTTCGCCGCCGCCGAGGAGTACATCCTGAGCGGGGCCAGCGAGGAGGCCTCGATCGAGGAATACGTCCGCACGGCGGCCGACGCGGAGGCCGAGGAGGACTTCGACGCGGCGCTCGGCTACTGTGCGCAGGCCGGCACCCGGATCGTCGACGGCGAGAACCTCGACGTGAGCATCGGCGAGGAGATCGAGTACGGCTTCGTCGCGGAGTGGGTCAACGGCCTCGACAGCCTCCAGAACGCGATGCGCGACCCCGAAGTCATCGAGGAGGAAGACGCCGACGAGGAGAGCTAA
- a CDS encoding TatD family hydrolase — protein sequence MEPILDDHLHLDPDHGRGIEAVKDFARSGGTHLLVVNKPSWHLGELPESGADFRHVFETTLGAVAEANDVLDGRAWPVLGVHPGLISQLVDAGHDPEGAGEIMRAGLDLAREYLDGRALALKSGRPHYEVSNEVWKASNETLRHALALGAEHGCAVQLHTEGSEDLTEIAEWAGERGLPAQRVVKHYAGGRLAGPTPSVICDKDELRRAAESGEPFMMETDFIDDPDRPGAVMGPKTVPRRVGWLREEGYDDAIRTAHVETPERVYGIDTIDTLDE from the coding sequence ATGGAGCCGATCCTCGATGACCACCTGCATCTCGACCCCGACCACGGTCGGGGGATCGAGGCCGTCAAGGACTTCGCGCGCTCGGGGGGCACCCATCTGCTCGTCGTCAACAAACCCTCCTGGCATCTCGGGGAACTCCCCGAGTCGGGCGCGGACTTCCGCCACGTCTTCGAGACCACCCTCGGGGCGGTCGCCGAGGCGAACGACGTCCTCGACGGGCGCGCGTGGCCCGTCCTCGGGGTGCATCCGGGGCTGATCTCCCAGCTCGTCGATGCGGGCCATGATCCCGAGGGAGCCGGGGAGATCATGCGCGCCGGGCTCGACCTCGCGAGAGAGTACCTCGACGGGCGGGCGCTGGCGCTCAAGTCCGGGCGACCCCATTACGAGGTGAGCAACGAAGTATGGAAGGCCTCGAACGAGACCCTACGACACGCGCTGGCGCTCGGCGCGGAGCACGGCTGTGCGGTCCAGCTGCATACGGAGGGCAGCGAGGACCTCACGGAGATCGCCGAGTGGGCCGGGGAGCGGGGGTTACCGGCCCAGCGGGTGGTAAAACACTACGCGGGCGGCCGGCTCGCGGGCCCGACGCCGAGCGTCATCTGCGATAAGGACGAGCTGCGCCGTGCCGCCGAATCGGGCGAGCCGTTCATGATGGAGACGGACTTCATCGACGATCCCGACCGGCCGGGGGCGGTGATGGGTCCCAAGACGGTGCCGAGACGGGTAGGCTGGCTGCGCGAGGAGGGCTACGACGACGCGATCCGGACGGCACACGTCGAGACGCCCGAGCGGGTCTACGGGATCGATACGATCGACACTTTAGACGAGTAG
- a CDS encoding NYN domain-containing protein gives MGVRAGLRELLDRVRPGGSNRRRVGLLVDGPNVLRDEFDVDLDDVRAVGLDSGTLVATRLYLDEHATPGLIQAAEARGYEVVITSGDVDVKLAIDATELVYTDAIDTLMVVSRDTDFKPVLEKAAKRGIHTVAVAPGTYGRSDALRNAAQEAVLLDGDT, from the coding sequence ATGGGAGTTCGAGCGGGTCTGCGGGAGCTACTGGATCGGGTTCGGCCCGGGGGATCGAACCGCCGGCGGGTCGGGCTGCTCGTCGACGGGCCGAACGTGCTGCGCGACGAGTTCGACGTGGATCTCGACGACGTGCGGGCCGTGGGCCTCGACTCGGGAACGCTCGTCGCGACCCGGCTGTATCTCGACGAACACGCCACGCCGGGGCTGATCCAGGCCGCGGAAGCCCGCGGGTACGAGGTGGTCATCACCAGCGGCGACGTCGACGTGAAGCTCGCGATCGACGCCACCGAGCTCGTCTACACCGACGCGATCGACACCCTGATGGTCGTCTCGCGGGACACCGACTTCAAGCCGGTCCTCGAGAAGGCCGCCAAACGGGGGATCCACACGGTGGCGGTCGCACCCGGTACCTACGGCCGCTCCGACGCGCTTCGCAACGCCGCCCAGGAGGCGGTGCTGCTCGACGGCGATACGTAG
- the gcvT gene encoding glycine cleavage system aminomethyltransferase GcvT, which translates to MSDRRPPLYATHDGADAKFTPFGGWAMPVEFDSIRTEHEAVRESAGIFDVSHMGEIELSGPDAAALLQGLTTNDVESLSVGRAQYSAITDEEGTILDDTVVYRLDEEEFLFIPNAGHDERMEERWESHREEWDLDCEVENATEDWAMFAIQGPEAEDLVAEAAGEELRDLGRFAITEARIAGADCLLARTGYTGEDGFEALVPWDAAEEVWKEFDCQPCGLGARDTLRIEAGFLLSGQDFDPEENPRTPYEARIGFAVDLDTEFVGRDALARVNEDGPEELFIGLRLLERGVPRNGYEIRADDGAIGEVTSGTMSPTLGEPIGLGYVPTEYAEEGREVAVRIRGSDKRARIEAPGFLGDRQ; encoded by the coding sequence ATGTCAGATCGCAGGCCGCCGCTGTACGCCACCCATGACGGCGCTGACGCGAAATTCACCCCCTTCGGGGGCTGGGCGATGCCCGTCGAGTTCGACTCCATCCGAACCGAACACGAGGCCGTCCGCGAATCGGCCGGGATCTTCGACGTCTCCCACATGGGCGAGATCGAGCTCTCGGGCCCCGACGCCGCCGCGCTGCTCCAGGGGCTGACCACCAACGACGTCGAATCCCTCTCCGTAGGGCGCGCACAGTATTCGGCGATCACCGACGAGGAGGGCACCATCCTCGACGACACAGTCGTTTATCGGCTCGACGAGGAGGAGTTCCTCTTCATCCCCAACGCGGGTCACGACGAACGGATGGAGGAGCGATGGGAGAGCCACCGCGAGGAGTGGGACCTCGACTGCGAAGTCGAGAACGCCACCGAGGACTGGGCGATGTTCGCGATCCAGGGGCCCGAGGCGGAGGACCTCGTCGCCGAGGCGGCGGGCGAGGAGCTGCGCGACCTCGGGCGATTCGCGATCACGGAGGCCAGGATCGCGGGCGCGGACTGCCTGCTGGCCCGGACGGGCTACACCGGCGAGGACGGCTTCGAGGCGCTCGTGCCGTGGGACGCGGCCGAGGAGGTCTGGAAGGAGTTCGACTGCCAGCCCTGCGGGCTCGGCGCCCGGGACACCCTCCGCATCGAGGCGGGCTTCCTGCTCTCGGGCCAGGACTTCGACCCCGAGGAGAACCCCCGGACCCCCTACGAGGCCCGGATCGGCTTCGCGGTCGACCTCGACACCGAGTTCGTCGGCCGGGACGCCCTCGCGCGCGTCAACGAGGACGGGCCCGAGGAGCTGTTCATCGGCCTGCGCCTCCTCGAACGCGGGGTCCCCCGCAACGGCTACGAGATCCGCGCGGACGACGGGGCGATCGGCGAGGTCACCAGCGGGACGATGAGCCCCACCCTCGGGGAGCCGATCGGATTGGGCTACGTGCCGACGGAGTACGCCGAGGAGGGTCGCGAGGTCGCGGTACGGATCCGCGGGTCGGACAAAAGGGCAAGGATTGAAGCCCCCGGCTTCCTCGGTGATAGGCAATGA
- the gcvH gene encoding glycine cleavage system protein GcvH, which translates to MSFDVPEELYYLESHEWIDPDSGRVGITEFAQDELGDVVFVELPEEGEELSQEGEFGVVESIKAVSDLYSPADGEVRAVNEALFDRPELLNEDPFGEGWMLELDVAGELDGLLSAEEYREQIE; encoded by the coding sequence ATGAGCTTCGACGTACCCGAGGAGCTGTACTACCTGGAGTCCCACGAGTGGATCGACCCCGACAGCGGGAGGGTCGGAATCACCGAGTTCGCACAGGACGAGCTCGGCGACGTGGTGTTCGTCGAACTTCCCGAGGAGGGCGAGGAGCTCTCTCAGGAGGGGGAGTTCGGCGTCGTCGAGTCCATCAAGGCCGTCTCGGACCTCTACTCGCCGGCCGACGGCGAGGTCAGGGCGGTCAACGAGGCGCTGTTCGACCGGCCCGAACTGCTCAACGAGGACCCCTTCGGCGAGGGCTGGATGCTCGAACTCGACGTCGCGGGCGAGCTCGACGGGCTGCTCTCGGCGGAGGAGTACCGCGAGCAGATCGAGTAG
- the gcvPA gene encoding aminomethyl-transferring glycine dehydrogenase subunit GcvPA: protein MTTQHSRGSPFAPHTDEETAAMLAAVGAESVEELFDIPDPVRFDGEFGIEPRGERELRAETRALLGRNDDLTEFLGRGHYDHYVPSLVDHLADRSEFLTSYTQYQPEITQGFLQVLFEYQSMLVELTGLEVANCSMYDAATALGEAATLADRVRETSGSTVLVPELMREERRSVLENYTEGAGLSVETYPHDDANADLDALTEIASEETVMIYAESPTVRGAIEERLGEIGDLTDANDALFVLGSDPVALSVLEEPAAVGADVVIGDAATLGLGTSYGMGLGLFATREEFVRQVPGRLVGASTDSGGERTYTLTLQTREQHIRRERATSNICTNQAWVALRTAIHAAWLGPSGLVDLATECLEAPAELAERLDDLTGVKAPVHDRHQFREFVARTDQPAEAVRETLEGKGFAVHAIDDHLVQVCVTETNTERTDALVTAFREAAK, encoded by the coding sequence ATGACGACACAACACAGCCGCGGTAGCCCCTTCGCACCGCACACCGACGAGGAGACCGCGGCGATGCTCGCGGCGGTCGGCGCCGAGAGCGTCGAGGAGCTGTTCGACATCCCCGACCCGGTGCGCTTCGACGGCGAGTTCGGGATCGAGCCCCGGGGCGAGCGCGAGCTCCGCGCCGAGACCCGGGCGCTCCTTGGGCGCAACGACGACCTGACGGAGTTCCTCGGGCGCGGCCACTACGACCACTACGTCCCGTCGCTCGTCGACCACCTCGCCGACCGGTCGGAGTTCCTCACCAGCTACACCCAGTATCAGCCCGAGATCACCCAGGGCTTCCTCCAGGTGCTCTTCGAGTACCAGTCGATGCTCGTCGAGCTGACTGGTTTAGAAGTCGCGAACTGCTCGATGTACGACGCCGCGACGGCGTTGGGCGAAGCCGCGACGCTCGCTGATCGAGTGAGGGAGACGAGCGGGTCGACCGTTCTGGTCCCCGAGCTGATGCGTGAAGAGCGCCGTTCGGTCCTCGAGAACTACACCGAAGGGGCGGGGCTGAGCGTCGAGACGTACCCGCACGACGACGCGAACGCGGACCTCGACGCGCTCACGGAGATCGCGAGCGAGGAGACGGTGATGATCTACGCCGAGAGCCCGACGGTCCGCGGGGCCATCGAAGAACGGCTGGGAGAGATCGGCGACCTGACCGACGCGAACGACGCGCTGTTCGTTCTCGGCTCCGACCCGGTCGCGCTGTCGGTGCTCGAGGAGCCCGCGGCGGTCGGCGCGGACGTCGTGATCGGCGACGCCGCGACGCTGGGACTGGGAACGAGCTACGGAATGGGACTGGGTCTGTTCGCGACCCGCGAGGAGTTCGTCCGGCAGGTGCCCGGGCGGCTGGTCGGCGCGAGCACCGACTCGGGGGGCGAGCGTACCTACACCCTCACCCTCCAGACCCGCGAACAGCACATCCGCCGCGAGCGCGCGACCTCGAACATCTGCACGAACCAGGCGTGGGTCGCGCTTCGGACGGCGATCCACGCTGCGTGGCTCGGACCTAGCGGATTGGTGGATCTCGCCACCGAGTGTCTCGAGGCGCCCGCCGAGCTCGCCGAACGCCTCGACGACCTCACGGGGGTGAAGGCGCCGGTCCACGACCGCCACCAGTTCCGGGAGTTCGTCGCCCGAACCGACCAGCCCGCGGAAGCCGTCCGCGAGACGTTAGAGGGGAAGGGCTTCGCGGTCCACGCGATCGACGACCACCTGGTACAGGTCTGTGTGACCGAAACGAACACGGAGAGGACGGACGCGCTGGTCACCGCGTTCAGGGAGGCCGCCAAATGA
- the gcvPB gene encoding aminomethyl-transferring glycine dehydrogenase subunit GcvPB, with product MTLEYTQARWNTDEDGYEALLSEKNEETVETDDVPLPDDLKRDELTLPELSEPELARHYTRLSQMNYGVESGPYPLGSCTMKYNPKFTEDVAALPSAGVHPDRSPESIQGTLELLHRLEDQLARIGGMDAVTLQPPAGAAGEFVGILIAKAYHESRNDERSEVVIPDAAHGTNFASAAMGGYDVVELPSGEDGRVDLDALEAALSEETAALMLTNPNTLGLFERDIEEIAGMVHDVGGLLYYDGANLNALLGRARPGDMGFDVMHYNVHKTFATPHGGGGPGAGPVGVSEELAEFLPNPHVREGDGGYELYEPESSIGKVHGFMGNWLVLIKAYAYIARLGDSGLSDASAKAVLNANYLASQVEYDTPYEPFHHEFVASAGEQDAADVAKRMLDYGVHPPTTKWPELVSEALMTEPTEVENRSSLDRLAQAFNAVAGEDREAIEAAPERTAAGRIDQTEAARNLRLSWRALDEDS from the coding sequence ATGACGCTCGAATACACGCAAGCACGCTGGAACACGGACGAGGACGGCTACGAAGCGCTGCTCTCGGAGAAGAACGAGGAGACCGTCGAGACCGACGACGTCCCGCTTCCCGACGACCTGAAGCGCGACGAGCTGACGCTGCCCGAACTCTCCGAGCCCGAGCTCGCGCGCCACTACACCCGACTCAGCCAGATGAACTACGGGGTCGAGTCGGGACCCTACCCGCTGGGGAGCTGTACGATGAAGTACAACCCGAAGTTCACCGAGGACGTCGCGGCGCTGCCCTCCGCGGGGGTGCACCCGGATCGCTCGCCCGAGAGCATCCAGGGAACCCTCGAGCTGCTCCACCGTCTCGAGGACCAGCTCGCACGGATCGGCGGGATGGACGCGGTGACCCTCCAGCCGCCCGCGGGCGCGGCCGGCGAGTTCGTCGGCATTCTGATCGCGAAGGCCTACCACGAGTCCCGAAACGACGAGCGAAGCGAGGTCGTGATCCCCGACGCGGCCCACGGGACGAACTTCGCGAGCGCCGCGATGGGGGGCTACGATGTCGTCGAGCTGCCTTCGGGCGAGGACGGTCGGGTCGACCTCGACGCCCTCGAAGCGGCACTCTCCGAGGAGACCGCGGCGCTGATGCTGACCAACCCCAACACGCTGGGGCTGTTCGAGCGCGACATCGAGGAGATCGCGGGGATGGTCCACGACGTCGGCGGGCTGCTCTACTACGACGGCGCGAACCTGAACGCCCTCCTCGGGAGAGCGCGCCCCGGCGACATGGGCTTCGACGTCATGCACTACAACGTCCACAAGACGTTCGCGACACCCCACGGCGGCGGCGGACCCGGTGCCGGACCCGTCGGCGTCAGCGAGGAGCTCGCGGAGTTCCTGCCGAACCCGCACGTCCGTGAGGGGGACGGCGGTTACGAGCTGTACGAGCCCGAGAGCTCGATCGGCAAGGTGCACGGCTTCATGGGCAACTGGCTCGTGCTGATCAAGGCCTACGCCTACATCGCCCGGCTCGGCGATTCCGGGCTGTCGGACGCCAGCGCGAAGGCGGTGCTCAACGCGAACTACCTGGCGAGCCAGGTCGAGTACGACACCCCCTATGAGCCGTTCCACCACGAGTTCGTCGCGAGCGCGGGCGAGCAGGACGCCGCCGACGTCGCAAAGCGGATGCTCGACTACGGCGTCCACCCGCCGACGACCAAGTGGCCCGAGCTCGTGAGCGAGGCGCTGATGACCGAGCCCACCGAGGTCGAGAACCGGAGCTCGCTCGATCGGCTCGCACAAGCGTTCAACGCCGTCGCGGGCGAGGACCGCGAGGCGATCGAGGCGGCGCCCGAACGGACGGCCGCGGGACGGATCGACCAGACCGAAGCGGCACGGAACCTCCGGCTCTCGTGGCGGGCACTCGACGAGGATTCATAA